A section of the Centropristis striata isolate RG_2023a ecotype Rhode Island chromosome 7, C.striata_1.0, whole genome shotgun sequence genome encodes:
- the golm1 gene encoding Golgi membrane protein 1 isoform X1 produces MGGLGNGRRGGRSPPLMIGALIACILVLGFNYWVSSSRNLELQTKLYELEGQVRRGAAERGAAEIKKTEFQEEIQRQKEQITHIESLYKRQLEGSQNTCSQEKGVLQQNISSSTKTIQELKGQLNQLNDDLGKLQKELQGCEGNIKTLNNKLTYDMTHCHSQVLSQKELCDERVAAAKLEVQKKMEKLIPPSGVTSQQENAVAGAAKEDKSVPTAVEAIKTATVVSHTPSLSQPKEDDPPGLLTNEIIVDKGLDPPVDLPPVKDISKVESHSVPSAAAAKQDILLPPEGAADTKQGDAETSEPLKNNLTEDKDMEVMDAHEDGAQTEEADPGMEGMLIGPEKTDETVLGQKVDEPGEYDGDEQVVGEADLEKRQQGKLAENIDKDMEEELADYNGDDENEGEFEADKQAELAQN; encoded by the exons ATGGGTGGGCTGGGAAACGGGCGTCGTGGAGGAAGATCACCCCCTCTTATGATTGGTGCTCTAATCGCCTGTATCCTGGTTCTGGGTTTCAACTACTGGGTGTCCAGCTCGCGCAACCTGGAGCTACAG ACTAAGCTGTATGAATTGGAAGGCCAGGTGCGACGTGgggcagcagagagaggagcagcagagattaaaaaaactgagttCCAGGAGGAGATCCAGAGACAGAAGGAACAGATCACCCACATAGAAAGTCTCTACAAGAGACAGCTGGAAGGATCTCAGAACACCTGCAGCCAAGAGAAG gGTGTGCTGCAGCAGAACATTTCCTCCAGTACCAAAACCATACAGGAACTTAAAG GTCAGTTAAATCAGCTGAATGATGACCTGGGGAAGCTTCAGAAGGAGCTGCAGGGTTGTGAAGGCAACATTAAAACCCTCAACAACAAACTGACTTATGACAT GACCCATTGTCACTCCCAAGTCTTGTCCCAGAAGGAGTTGTGTGATGAGCGAGTGGCTGCTGCTAAACTAGAAGTTCAGAAAAAAATGGAGAAGCTCATCCCTCCTTCAGGTGTCACCTCACAG CAGGAAAATGCAGTGGCTGGAGCTGCAAAGGAGGACAAATCAGTCCCGACTGCGGTTGAGGCAATTAAGACGGCGACTGTTGTTAGCCACACACCAAGCCTCTCTCAGCCCAAAGAAGATGATCCACCTGGGCTACTGACCAATGAGATCATCGTGGACAAAG GTCTTGATCCGCCGGTGGACCTGCCTCCAGTGAAGGATATCTCTAAAGTCGAGTCCCACTCTGTCCCCTCAGCTGCTGCGGCCAAGCAGGACATTTTGCTACCACCAGAAGGAGCTGCTGACACAAAGCAGGGTGATGCAGAGACCAGTGAGCCTCTGAAGAACAACCTGACTGAGGATAAAGACATGGAGGTGATGGATGCTCATGAAGACGGTGCTCAGACAGAAG AGGCAGACCCCGGGATGGAGGGCATGCTGATCGGCCCAGAGAAGACCGATGAGACTGTTCTTGGTCAGAAAGTTGACGAGCCAGGAGAATATGACGGAGACGAGCAAGTTGTCGGTGAAGCCGATTTGGAGAAACGGCAGCAGGGTAAACTGGCTGAAAATATag ATAAGGacatggaggaggagctggctgACTATAATGGAGACGATGAGAATGAAGGCGAGTTTGAAGCGGACAAACAAGCTGAACTTGCTCAGAACTAA
- the golm1 gene encoding Golgi membrane protein 1 isoform X2 produces the protein MGGLGNGRRGGRSPPLMIGALIACILVLGFNYWVSSSRNLELQTKLYELEGQVRRGAAERGAAEIKKTEFQEEIQRQKEQITHIESLYKRQLEGSQNTCSQEKGVLQQNISSSTKTIQELKGQLNQLNDDLGKLQKELQGCEGNIKTLNNKLTYDMTHCHSQVLSQKELCDERVAAAKLEVQKKMEKLIPPSGVTSQENAVAGAAKEDKSVPTAVEAIKTATVVSHTPSLSQPKEDDPPGLLTNEIIVDKGLDPPVDLPPVKDISKVESHSVPSAAAAKQDILLPPEGAADTKQGDAETSEPLKNNLTEDKDMEVMDAHEDGAQTEEADPGMEGMLIGPEKTDETVLGQKVDEPGEYDGDEQVVGEADLEKRQQGKLAENIDKDMEEELADYNGDDENEGEFEADKQAELAQN, from the exons ATGGGTGGGCTGGGAAACGGGCGTCGTGGAGGAAGATCACCCCCTCTTATGATTGGTGCTCTAATCGCCTGTATCCTGGTTCTGGGTTTCAACTACTGGGTGTCCAGCTCGCGCAACCTGGAGCTACAG ACTAAGCTGTATGAATTGGAAGGCCAGGTGCGACGTGgggcagcagagagaggagcagcagagattaaaaaaactgagttCCAGGAGGAGATCCAGAGACAGAAGGAACAGATCACCCACATAGAAAGTCTCTACAAGAGACAGCTGGAAGGATCTCAGAACACCTGCAGCCAAGAGAAG gGTGTGCTGCAGCAGAACATTTCCTCCAGTACCAAAACCATACAGGAACTTAAAG GTCAGTTAAATCAGCTGAATGATGACCTGGGGAAGCTTCAGAAGGAGCTGCAGGGTTGTGAAGGCAACATTAAAACCCTCAACAACAAACTGACTTATGACAT GACCCATTGTCACTCCCAAGTCTTGTCCCAGAAGGAGTTGTGTGATGAGCGAGTGGCTGCTGCTAAACTAGAAGTTCAGAAAAAAATGGAGAAGCTCATCCCTCCTTCAGGTGTCACCTCACAG GAAAATGCAGTGGCTGGAGCTGCAAAGGAGGACAAATCAGTCCCGACTGCGGTTGAGGCAATTAAGACGGCGACTGTTGTTAGCCACACACCAAGCCTCTCTCAGCCCAAAGAAGATGATCCACCTGGGCTACTGACCAATGAGATCATCGTGGACAAAG GTCTTGATCCGCCGGTGGACCTGCCTCCAGTGAAGGATATCTCTAAAGTCGAGTCCCACTCTGTCCCCTCAGCTGCTGCGGCCAAGCAGGACATTTTGCTACCACCAGAAGGAGCTGCTGACACAAAGCAGGGTGATGCAGAGACCAGTGAGCCTCTGAAGAACAACCTGACTGAGGATAAAGACATGGAGGTGATGGATGCTCATGAAGACGGTGCTCAGACAGAAG AGGCAGACCCCGGGATGGAGGGCATGCTGATCGGCCCAGAGAAGACCGATGAGACTGTTCTTGGTCAGAAAGTTGACGAGCCAGGAGAATATGACGGAGACGAGCAAGTTGTCGGTGAAGCCGATTTGGAGAAACGGCAGCAGGGTAAACTGGCTGAAAATATag ATAAGGacatggaggaggagctggctgACTATAATGGAGACGATGAGAATGAAGGCGAGTTTGAAGCGGACAAACAAGCTGAACTTGCTCAGAACTAA